In Helicobacter kayseriensis, the genomic stretch AGTAGAGAGGCTAATCTCCATCGATTTTTTTCTCTAAATCCCTTAGCCACTTAAACCACTCTGCAAAATTTGTGGCGATCTCTTTACGCTCTTCAAAATCGATGTTATAAACCGCTCCATTTTCACAATTGAGGACAACGATACTGTTGAGGTATTCATCGTGGTGGATCATGATCTCTTGGGGCAAAAGCGGATAAAATGCACGATTGCGTTTTGTTGCACCGATCACACAGGGATAGTCTTGGATGTCTTTGATATTCTCATCATAGCCATACACTTCATAATACTCTCCATCATAGATTCCAAACTCTTCTATA encodes the following:
- a CDS encoding SMI1/KNR4 family protein, translated to MSTKINKRISMIEDSLRVTLPKEYAKFIEEFGIYDGEYYEVYGYDENIKDIQDYPCVIGATKRNRAFYPLLPQEIMIHHDEYLNSIVVLNCENGAVYNIDFEERKEIATNFAEWFKWLRDLEKKIDGD